TCAGTGCCTCATGGGACCAGGGTCCTGCAGGTGCCACTGTGATGTAAAGTGCTGCGTTCCCCCTTCTGCAGGGTCTGATGTACAGCGATGCCAGTCGATGGGGCCTCACGCTGCAGACGTATGTGCAGCTCACCATGCTGGACCAACATACCCGTCCTCAGGTACGTTTCCGACGCTCAGTTTACACCTTAAACAAAATTTTCTTGATATTAGGGGTATGTGATTACCAGGAAGGGAAACCTCACAAGGGAGCCCAGCTAGGTCGTCGGTGCTGTGCAGGCTTCTCTGTCTGGGCCCAAGGTCTCCTGCTGCTGCAGCAATCTGAGGACCAGCCTCAGCCAGGTGGTCTCCCCATTGCCATTCGAAGCCCACGTCTTTATGACCTGACTGTTGCTGGGCCCAACACCATTTAATTCAGTTCTTCTTAAAGTGCAGTCACCGGaccggcagcagcagcagcacctgggcactcattagaaatgcacattttctGACCCCATCCCAGACCTGCTCAACCAGGAATTCTGGGGATGAGGCGCAGCAATCTGCTACAAATCTGTACGAATCTGTGTCTTTTAAAATGGGAAGATGTGAGCAGAACCTTTTTGGTGCATATGAATTTCTATCTCCCCAAGCGTCTGTCTAAGTGACACAGATAGGAGGGTCTGAAGTGAGCATGTTTCCCCTTCGGTGACCCCACTTTTCCTGAGCAGGCACTCAATTGCAAACCCAAATTGCGTCTAATTATCTGGATATAAGGGGACATAGTGTGCTCCTCTACTTAAGGAAATCTACCGACAAGGCAGCAGAGATGGAAAGAGGGATGGACGGGCTAGGAAAGAGgagcagaaggagagagagggctgGGTGAAGGGCTGGGAGGAGATGGGCAGCGGAGTCGCCAGGAAAGGGAGGATGGGAGAATGGAAAGGAAGACGGACGGGCAGACAGACAGGCAGGGTGAGAGAGGAAGTGCCCAGGTTATAGGTTTGAATTTGCCTCTCATTTCTCGGCCCGGGTCCCATGGGTGCCGTGGGCCACAGCCAAGGGAGAGCAGTGTTTAGCGGTGTTTGTCCACTTGGCATCAAGGGCCAGGGCCCCTCCTGCTTCCCGGAGGAACACTGGACAGGAGGGTCATCTGTGGAGGGTGTGAGCATCCTGGCAGAGAAGGGCCATGTCAGGTCCTCCTCCATCCGGTTTCCACAGGCAAAGCCCCCAGATTgtcacctccaccccagccttcTTGGGGCTCTACCTCAGGCCTACGATCTCTGTGCTTAACCAAATTCACCCTATTTAGGTCTGTGATAATCACCACACTTTGCCTCAAGCGGACAGCCATTGGCAGTCTCCCCGGCACTCACCCATGCTCTAAGGGGCTTCTCCTCTCCCGGCAGGGTGTAGGGTGGCTCGGGGCAGAGGGAAGAACACAGCTGATGTCAGACCTGGCTTCTCCCCAGGTGAGGAGAAGCCTCACTCTCCCCTCTCCTGTATCAGCAGAGACCCGAGGCAGGTAGAGTAGCAGGCATTTTTCAAGGCTTCCTGACCCCGTCCTCTTCTCCTGAGTCAGTGGAtcactttttgtttccttttagatGTCACCAGTACGGTTGATGGAGAGGTCGATTCACAGCGCAAGATACATTTTTGTAGAAAACCTGTATAGAAGGTACTGTAGTTTTCACAATTTATAACTTATTCAaccattaatttttcaaaatgaaaccaCTCTATTCGATTGACAGATGTGGGTTGTATCTGTTATCCATCATCATGGTAACACTGTGTAACAAACAACCATAAAACCTCAGTGGCCTCAGCAAGGGTGACGGGGGTggctcctctctcttccccttgctTGTCACCCTCCTCTTGGGACCAGCAAGCTAGATGATTGAGCCCCTTGTTATTCATAATGACTactttctcttggttttctttgtagTATTTAAGACAACCATATGAAATTGTTAATATTTGAGCAATTTTGACCTACAAAATTGGCAGTTCCACGTGGTTCAACTTAGTGTACATCTAATTGTTTTGCACACACCCTTGCCCTAACTGGACCGTAAGCTCCTAAGGGCAGGTGCCGAGTTTGGTCTCCTCGCCTAGTTTGGACCAGCACAGAGTGGGTGCCCAGTCGGTACTTGTTAGCTATTGTTAAGCGATGGGACCTATAGCTGTTCTTTGCTCTCCAGCCCAACTTGTTCCTTGTTTAGGTCTTAATGATCCTTTAGTGGGTCCatgcccaccttggccttcctgaAATTTGTCATTTACCCAACACACACCACCTGTGGGCTGCCCAGCACCAGCTGGATTTCAGGAGCTGTTTGTGCTTGTCCCAGGTCCCAGTTCCTGCTGACGTCCGTGGGCtttggtagctcacacctgtaatcctgtgTCACTACACTTCTGGTGTGTTGGTTCTCTATTTCCCAATCTCTGTGGCTGTGGCATTGGTCCAGATAACTTGGGCCTTGTCCTGGGCTTTCTTGTGGGCAGTGTAGGAAAAGAATATCGTTTTAAATTTGTTTAGCTCTTTTCCTGCCCTGGTGTCTCCCCATGGCCTTCCCAGAGTGCATGACCTCTGTGGTTAGGACTTGTGTGGGACAAGGAACCACAGAAGAAATTTGCAGTGTCCTGGTTTCTATTCTTGGGATCTGGTTGTTCAAGTTCATACAGCCTCCAAGAGGGCACAGACTCCTCGGAAGACCACGTTGGAGCCTCGAGACCCGTCACGGGTATCACGTGGTGAAGCCCCAGGCTGCCAGCTGGCGCGTGGCCTCGGGTAGtgcagaggctgctgggagcACCGTGGCACCCTGGGGGCccaggccacccccacccccacagtctgcagggaggtgggagagggtgaTGCTCCCCAGACCCTGTCACTGGAGCCCTCCGAAGGCAGAGGAAAGCCCCCACAGGTGCTGCCTTCTCAGCCTGGCCTTCTAGCCCCTGTGCCCAAAGCAGCCGCCACCTGGACATTTCTCGAAGTCTCCTCTTTTATCCTAGAATTCATGTGCATTTTGCATTCTACTCCATAATATGCTCTTCTGTGTGTATCTAAAAATAATAGTTTACACGAGAGCATTGAGAAAAATGGGTGGGCCTGTAGTAAACACTGTGTTTGGCATGTGGCTTGGAGTACCCCCTCCCTCACCACATGCCCCAGAGTCCCCAAGTTGGGGAGGCAGAGAACCAAGGGGCAGGGGCGTTAAAAACACCTTCCCAGGGTGGTGGTCCATTTGTGCACTGGACCAGCTTACCTGTTCTCTGGAAATTGGGGCATTTCCTACTCCGTcgagggacagggcagggaccCCCAGACAGGACCTGCATTACTGTCTGCTTGTTGACCCTGTTTGGCAGATGAGGAGCTGAGCAGGGATTACAAAGCCAGGGCTCCTTCCTGACTGGGCAGGAAACCAACTGCGGGAGGGGAAGCTGTTCTGCACCCGCCTGAGCGCGGGGCAAGCACTGAATGTGGACGTGGCAGGAGACATCTTCGATTTCCGTCATTAAGGCCAAAGGCTTTGGGGCCTGTTGGAGCCCCCAGAAGCTGTGAGTCCTGAGGTGCAGGCTCCAGGGGAAACACCGCCCTTTCCACACAGGCCTCGCTGTAGAGTCTCCCACGACCACCTGTGCATCTCAGATTCTGCTTGAGTAAGGCTGGGGCGGGCCCAGCCGTCTGTGTCTCTAGCGAGCACCCCGGCGAGGCCACGGCCCTGCCGGCCGAGAACCACACTTTGGGGAATGTGGCCTAGAGAAGCCAGCAGCCAGGTGGTCCACAGAGAGCCCCCTGTCCTGTGCCTTGGGGTTCTGCCCCAGTGGCTTCTTTGGCGCCTGCCTGGACCTTTGGGGGTCGTGAGAACAAGAACTCAGTCCTAAGGGTTGTCTTCAGGGCCAGGGAAAGTTCTGCACAGCCAGGGATTTCCTGTTTCCTGCCCCTGGCCTGAGGTTTCTCCATTTCACATTTTATCGCTTCAGGTTTGGGTTGTTGGGGATTTGGTTCCTGCCTGTGGGGAGTTCAGCAAGGTACTGGGAACTACACGATGGCATGTGGGGCACCAGCTCCCCACCTGGGAGCTTGTGTTTCCCGGGATGCTCAAGGATAAAGCTCCCTGACACGCCATGATGGGGAGACCTTTCACAAGGCGGAGGGCGCGTTGCTGCTGCCCCTTCAGGGCTGGGGTTGATCTTTTTCTCAGAAGCCCTTGCAGCCTTGCTTTGGGGTCTGCGGGGCCCTGGACAAAAGGGAGTATGGCAGTCACGGCCCTGCTGTTTAAGTTGCAGGCTCAGGTTCCAGAAAAGCCCACATACTCGAATTCTGCATCTCCCCAAAGCAAAATTTCTCAAAGGGCGTTCTTGCCTTTTGGGCCTTGAACAAGCAAAGAGCTCACCCGTGGAGAGACCCGCCTCTTCCAGCACCCCCGAACCCCAGCGAGGTTGGGGTGGGCAGAGTGTAAGTTGCCACCAAGGGTTAGAGAGGTTGTGTTGATTGCTGAAGAGGAAGATTCTGGTTACACAGTGTCCTTAAGGACAGGAACTTCTGAGGGGTGGGCACCCGGCTAACGTGGAAAGCTGCAGGTGGCGAGCAAGAATTGTGTAAAGAGGCCACGCAAGCGATTGTGTGGCCCAAGCCCCGTGGGCTGAGCAATTGAACGCAAAGGTTGTACAAGATTGCCTGGTCGCTCTCTCTAAGAACAGAATAAAGGAATTGAGTGGGGCCGGCTGGGGAGGTGGCATGCGGACTCACCTGCAGCTGGTGGTCGGGGACATTGATTGTGACCTAGTGTTTGGAACAACAGGCTGGTCCTCCTACCTCCCTGACTGGCCCTGGAACTGAGGCCCTCCCTGGCTCTGGTGTAGATGAGGACTCACAGCCTGTATCCTCGGCCTGAGGGCTGTGGCTTTCCTTGAGCTCAGGCCAAAGGCACCTGGAGTTGGTCCAGGACAGCCCCTGCCGTGGACAGACCAGAGAGGGCGGGTGCTGCGATGGCAAGCACATGCGTTTGAGGGCCACAGAGAGCCAGGCAGGAATCCATGTCCAGACAGACTTGGGCTTAActtctccgagcctcagttttcctcatctgtaaattggaacTAAAACCCACCTCACAAGGTCTtgtgaaaacaaaaggaaataagatatACAAGGTAGCAGGTATTGAGCGTGAGACTTCTGTTCTAATCCATCCAGTGCAAACTGggggctctctgggcctcagggggAATGTTGTAGCAAATTGTGCCAAACAAAGCAGTCGGCAGGACTCATGTGGCCTCAAGACTTTAGTTTAGCCACCCCTGGGTCAGGGAGGGGACTGTGAAGCCCCCGCTGTCCACGGTTGGTGAGTCACGTGGTTGGATTTGCTATAGAGAGGCGCAGCCCTCTGTTCTGTGGAAACAAAGGCAGCGCTCGTTGGGGGTGTAGGGAGCCCCGTGCCTGAGGCCGACATGGGGGGAGCCAGGCAGAGTTCCTGTGCCAGCATCTCTCAGAATCTGGGAGACCCGGCTTCTGTTTCCGGGAGCGAGGTTGTCATTGGCTCTCTCAGGGGTTGGTTTAATTTGGTGGCTGTGGccttgtttctctgttttctcctaCTCTGTGTCTTTTTTGTGTCCTCAACATGATTCCCTCGGGGTGACAAAGCAGTTGTGGCAGTGTCAGGCTTCTCCCTTCCTGGTCAGAGTAAGGGCAGGTGCCTTGCCCCTGGCGTTTCCCTAAGTGCGAGGAAGTGTCTTCTCCACGGGCCCCTGCAAACCTCCCTCTCGCCTCTCTGGTCCAGATTGGGCCCCTGGCGGGGAACGCTCGGTGTGGCTTCCTGAACCCACCACTGGGACCAGGGGAGACACTTCCCTTAGACCGATGGGGCCCACCCTAAAGCTCGCGTGGGTTCAGGTTTCCCAGAAGCACTCGGGCCTGTGGGGTGGACCCTGAATGGGCCACTGTTAGGAAGGAGGTGAGAGGACAGGACAGCCGTCCTCACGCCATCCCGGCTTGTGGGCACAAAGTCGTTACTTTAACTTTAGTACCTGAACTTCGTTGGCCAGGATTCCCCGTGCGGTGCTGTAGGACTTCCTCCCGTGCGCGCCCTCGTCCCTCCCCCACAAAGCTTCCCCCAGTTTTTCTGGGAGTCATCCTTGGGTGGTCTGCTCTGGTCTGTGCCGAGGTCCCTCCCCCTGtgctctctcctgctctctgtcAAGCTCTGCTGAGGGAATCGTGAGACTTGGGGATGAGGGCAGAATGTCCCTCTCCAGCTGGGGCCATGCCCCGCCATTTGGGTCCCAAGGCAGCACTACTCGTGCCCTTAGTCTCCCCCCAGAGCACCTCCCGCAGACACTTTCCaacctcttccttccttccatcctcatGCCCCCGCCCTGCGGGGCTGGTCAGTGTCGCTGTCCCCTGCCTGGGCCTGTGAGGGTCACCCGCCTCCTGACGGATTTGTGTCCTCCAGCTGCAGCCGttccctctgtctcttccctgTTCCTGTCATCTCAGCGCAAAGGAAACCCACAGGGATGCCAGCAAGACGCCTGGTTTCTCCTTCACTCTCTGgcttgttcttccttttcctttccctgctttcctttcttcctttcaaagtTAACATTTAAACTATGTAGGaatgctccccaccccccactcctgATCTGAGAACTAATATGTTgttaaaacttggaaaatacataaaagtataaagaaaaaaaaataaaagcctcccACAGTTCTGCAGCCCAGAGAAAAGCACTGTTAgcattttgatgttttctttccagtcttttcaAGACACGTAGATGAATACTTTTGGAAATGTGGTTGGGGTGATACTGTATACGCAGTTTTATATCCTGCTGTTTTCACTGAACATTAGATTATGAGCGTTTTCCATGccattacatattattttacaaTATCATTCAGTTACTGCATGATTTTCTGTTGTATGGACGTACAAAGatttagtttttcattattttaaacagCGCTGCAGTAAACACCCAtgattattttcacaaaataaatttctagaagtgaaattggTTTGCTTGTCCGTTTCCCAACCTGAATGCTGTCTCCATTCTCAGGGGACAGGCTTTAAAGTCCCTTTCTCTGCTTGGACTTCAAATTCCAAATGGACTCCCCCCACCATTCAGTGCTGTGGCTCTCGCCGATCGTGTCACACCATAAACCGTCCCCGGGCAGCGGGAGGTCTGGAATGCCCAGGGCCCTTGTCGCCACTCTCTGTCCAATACTGCGTGGATTGCACTGTGCCACGTCCTCTCGGTGACTCCTTTCCGTGAAAGCCATCTCCAGGTCCTTTCTGGGGAACGGCGCGGCCCAGAAACGTTCTCTTGCGTGAGTAAAACCCGTCCTGCCCTCATCGCAGTGGGAAGATGCCTGAAGTGGACTATGTGGTTCTGTCCGAGTGGTTTGACTGGATCGTGCGGAACACCGATGTGTCTGTTGATCTGATAGGTAAGAcggcccctgccccacctccctccctgggcacccccacccccaccccgggcccAGCCAGGATGTGCTTGGCTGGGCCCCCACCTCGCAGGGACAGACGGCATTTGGGGCTTCTGATTCCTCATGGAGAGGAACCCTGGCCTTTGTTCCTTAGGCTGCCCTCCCCTGGGTCAGCTACCCCCTGACCCAAATCCACTGTGACCTGATTGTTTTTCTAGTCTGTAAGTGAGGGGGACGGACAGAACCTGGACATTCACTGAGACCCACCTGGCATGAGGCCCAGTGCTAAGCTCTGTCTCCATATGGAATCTCATTTGGGCCCACAGGACCCCATGGGGCTGGCGACGTGAAGGATGAGGGTCAAGGTGCCTGTTTGGCCACGCAGCTGGCCAGCGGTCAAGCCGAGAGCTGGCCCGGTCTGTCTCTCCAGCTCAGCACGGTGTGGCAGATGGtggccctgccctgtgcccacgCGCCTGCCTTCCTTGCTGCTTGGCCTTGGCTTCCAAGCCTTGAGCAGAGTAACGAGAACCACTTGTTATTTTAACCTCAGTTTATCTCCGGACGACTCCTGAGACTTGTCACCAGAGGCTAAAGATGAGATGCAGGGACGAGGAGAAGGCCATTCCACTGGTAAGAGGCCTCTTTGACTTGGTTAAAGATGAAGCTGGAAaccacccccgccccagcctgGCTTCCTCTCCCGGGCCCCACCTGGTCTGAGATCACTGCTGGTTTCTGCAGAGAGAAGCAGGAACTGAGCGCATGGGAGGGTGAGCTCTGACTTCCTCTGTGGCTAGAGACCCCACGTGGATGTCCAGATCTGCCTAACCTCTTATGGCCCCTGACTCAGGTTCAGCAGCCCTCGTGCTCAGAaatgtcccctccctgccttgaCAACAAGGCCTGTCCATCCCACCTCCTGCAGGTTGCTTGGCTCTGTGCATGCTCTGGATATGCACTAGCACGGGAGTTCCGGGAGGGCAGGATGGAGCCCTCTCGATCACTGTTGCACCCCCAGTGCTGAGCACAGGGCCCGGCATGGAGGTGGTGCTCGTGCTCAGTCGTGTTTGCCCAGTGCAAGGAGACCTGCCCTTCTGGGTGTGGCTCAGGCCACAGTGACTCTGAGGGGAACTGCTGCAACAGGCCTGGACTGTTCTCCTTGCCCTTGTCCTTCACCCCGCGTATCTCCCTTCAAAGTCCAGCCTCCAGGCTGCTGCATGGCCGATACTGCCAATACAGGACAGCACTCGCGCAGTTTCACAGCCTGGAGCCCTTTAGTGCCTCACTGCTATCTGGGATGAAGTCCCTGCTTTGTAGCATGGCATATAAGATCCCATGTGACCCAGGCCCAACTGCCTCTCTAGCGTTCTCCTTCCActccctgccttccctgctcTGGCCATAAAGGACTAGTTGTGGCGACACATGCACCCATACACATCATGGAGTTACACAAATGTTCCTCTGCACGGTGGTTTCCTTTGCCTTTAAAGTTTAGCTtagatgtcacttcctccaggaagccttccctgaccttccCTCCATTGTTGACACTATTTGTTTAAGCCTTTGTTCCCCATCCCTCACTAatgtgagcttttaaaaattcgaTCTTAttccctctgtgtcctcagcaagtgccctggggctgggcaccTAATAGTTGCTCAGTTAACATTGAACTGAATGCCCCATGTGAGAAGCTGCCACTGGAGGTACACAAAGGTTGGGCAAGCATTTAGTGAGGCATCATGGGCCTCTGAACTGAGGACGGGCTGGACTGGGGGCTTTGGAAGGCCTGTCCAACTCCTGAGGCCCTGCCCAGCCTTGTTTGCCCTCAAACCAGCAGGGTACATTCTAGCCATGGAGGTCTGGGCCTCGCACTCTGGGCAGCTCCTTTGAAATCCTGGATACAGAAGTGATTGGAGGATGGGGTACAATGACGCGGGGCCAGGCTGGACCATGCTGTGATGGGGCACAGCAGCTCTGTGCAGTGATCCAGATGTTCCAAAGAAATACCAAGCCTGGAGTCCCTCCAAGCCATCGTCCAAGCCGTTGTCTTAATGGTTTTGACAAGGTCCATGGGACAAACCTGGCTCCTGTTGCCGAGGGAGAGCTTGGTGGCGGGTGAAAATGCAGCCGCGTGGTTTACACCAGAGGCTCTGGGCTGGCGAGTGGAATGCTGCGCGAGGAGGTGTTTGCAGGTGGCCGGGACCACGCTGGCCACATCGGGGGGAGCCTGAGCACCCAGTGCCAGCCAGCGTGCAGGCGCCGTGGCTTAGGGGAGAGGCTGTGCCCCTCTTCCCCGGGCTCCACCCCGGCAGGCTTCCGGCAGTTGGTGGTCTTCATGGTCTTGAGGATCCACAGGTTACGGGTTGTCTGAGTGGGTAGGAGCAGCAGGGGGTGAGGGTCACAGTCCTCTTGGTGGCAAGACAGAGGGAAGGTTTAgaggctgccctgggctgggacACCTGGTCACGGAGTCACCATGGACCCCCACATGGAGGAACTGGGGCCCAGCTGCTGGAGAACTGGCAGGAAATGACAGAATCCAGGAGGGGGTCCTGCCTTTGACTTGGCTTTGACTCAGGTGCCAGGGGAAGGCCCGGTGTTCGTGCTCACGAATCCCCAGAGGAGCAGAGCAGGGTGGCTGGGGACACTCTGTTGTGATGTCTGGGTGGGCTGGCAGAGTGTGTGGCTGCGTCCACCGCGGCCCACCTGAGCCAGGTTGGCTGTTGCAGGGTTCCTTTGTCCGAGTCACCACCCCATGGCCATTGACAACTTTGCTCCACCTGCCCGAGACCCTTGGTGGGAGGCATCTGCCCTCCTTCTGCTCCCAACAGCCTGTGTCCCTCGCAGGAATACCTGAGCGCTATTCACCACCTGTACGAGGAGTGGCTCGTCAAAGGAAGCCTGTTCCCCATGACTGCCCCTGTTCTGGTAAGTTAGTCTCCCTCACAGGGAAGGAGACTTTTCTAGAAGGAGGAGTGACCCGGGGAGTGTCAGCCACCCTGTACACGAGGAGGGCCTAGTCCTTCAGAGCTCGGCACTtggaaggagggaggtggggaggctgaCAAGGGGTCTCTCTCTCAGTCCCCATTTGTGGACCGAGTCTCAGAGCGAGTTGGACAGACCCAAGAGAAGTTAATCTGTCCCAGTGCTGTCATACCTGGTGGTCGCAGTAACATGTCACTTGTCCAGCTTCATTAGCAAAGGAGTGTTGCAGATGTCTGAAGCCTCTAGACCAGGGTTTCGGTTTTAACCACTGGGATGGTGGCCCCTCTGATGTGACCCTCCTGCTCCAGTGGATGacacagagcctcctttcacctTTGCTTGGTGACTCGGGTCATCAGAGAAGCATCTTGGCTGGTCCGGGCTGTCACACAGTGATGCCTTAGGCGGTGCTGAGCTGTGTGGGACTGTTTGCCCAGATGACTAATATCTTTGAGTTCCTGTGTTTGCTCTTGTATTAACCCTCTCTTCTCTCGCTGACACGTGTCATTTCTGATACCGATGTGTCTGCCCCTGTCAGTGTCTCTTCACTTCTCATcctcttgttttcttgtttgctgTTCCCGGGTTTCTTTAGGCAGACAGATGGGTGCCCAGGAATGTTCCATATACAACCTGGGGCCTGCGGGAGGATCAGGCTCAAGCTCTTATGCATGGCCTTAAGGACATCTCTTTGGGCTGCTCAAATACTTCTACTCATGGCTCTTGCAGGCAGTGAGATATTGCCGGAAAGTGAGATATTACCGTAgtggatgtcttttttttttttgagacagggtctcactctgtcacccagactagagtgcagtggtgtgatcatagctcactgcagcttcaaactcctagactcaagggatccttctgcctcagtctcctgagtagttgggactacagacatgcgctgttgtgcccagctaattttttttttttttttttttttgtagagacgctcaggttggtctcgaactcctgggctcaagcaatcctctcacctcagcctcccagagtgctaggattacaggcgtgagccaccgcgcctggcctatggtggatttttaaagaagtcaaatttattttcccgcattttataaaaaaattagtataaagTGACGAGATAGAACACCATTCGTGAGCTCACCACAGGAACAACCGTAGTGGGTTCTTAAGTGAAAATCTCGCTGGGAATGTAGACTCCTTAGAGGAAGGAGCTGTTCGGCTCTAAGCTTCCTCTTGACCCGCCTGCAGCCCTCTCTGCCCATCCCTGTCTCGTCCTCTCTCTTCATCTGCGAAGGGATGGAGATTCGAGGTTTGTGCAGCCCTGTGACCTGCTGTGTGTTTGATTTCCAGGTGCTTGAGGCCGACCACCACATGGAGAAAATGTTGGAACTCTTCGAACAAAACCGGGACCGAATATTAACTCCAGAGTATCGGAAGCATGGCCCATAGGACGGGAAAGGTCTGTCGGGTCATGCCAGAAAAGTGCCTGCAGCTGCCAAGTTAGCTATTAGGAGCAATTTGGGGAAATCCACTCTGAGGAGAGCCTCTTCTCTGGCCAGATTTACTTTCCTAATTGTCTTTTCTCCTTTGCCAGCATCTTCATCATGGGTCTCTGGCCCTCAGGGGTAAATGACAAATGGGACCAACGGGTTTGTCATGCCCTTTGGTGTTTGCAGCCTCATGTTCCCCCTGGTGCCTCTCCTGGTGGCTTCTCACTGCTGGGTCCCTCTGGGGAAGCCGTTAGGAAAGAGCTCCTCTCGGTGCCTGATGTCACACAGGGCTCCATATACGAGTCGCCTCACCCTTCAGAGCAGTCAGGAGTGCGAGGTGGCAGTCTTACATCCCAGGGGAGGAATCTGAAGCTCAGCAACGCTAAGGGACTCCCAGGGTCACTCAGCCAGTGTGCAGTTTAGCTTGCATCATTCAGAATTTTGGCCAATTCCAGAACTTTCTCTTGCCCCATGCTACCTGGCCCTGAGTGCTGTCCCCTGCAGCCCTGACTTTTCCTGCCGGAGGCCATCCCATCTCTGTGGGGAGAGCTGGCAGTGTGCAGAGCCGGTATCATTTTCTCGTTACTGAGCAGTTCTCAAGGACAATCAGCATTTCTAGACTTCAACAAAATTGTGCTGTTTGGCTGGAGCCCTTTATTCAGTGGTTTCCCAGCATGAGGCCACTACAGCATCTACCACTTTGTCATCTGGCCTTTGCCAGCCTTAGGAGACTCACACATTGGCTGCTGAGTGGTGCTGGCTCTCCTTGGTGATGGAGGTCCTGCTTGAACTGCCGCCAGTCCCGTGTCAGGGGAGTAGCTGTTGGCGCCTGGCTGGTCTGCCCAGCACCAAGCTGGGGCAAGGGGcagccagccctggcctctgAGGCTCCCTTATTCCCTTGTGTCCTTGTGTGAGGAGCTTCACTCTTGGAATTACTGAAAGTTTGTGGCCCAGAGGGGGAGAGACAAATGGCCTTAAgtctttttgaaatgtttttccatCTAAGGGGACATCTTGTGCCATAGAGCATGAAACCATCTTTATTGGTTCAGAAAATATGTTTGCTTTGCTCAGCTGTAACAATACATTGAAGGCACAGCTGTCTCCTGAATCAAGTaggaagcaagagaaaggaagaacattCCCTTTGGGGACAGTCTGGGCAGGAAAGTCAGGGTTTGCAAACAAAGGCTCTTTGCTGGTCCCCACATtttggaggtgggcagggagagtTTCAGGAAGACTGGCTGCAAACCCAGGGAGGGATTAATGGTGAACGCTGGGGGAACGGGCTGAGAACTGTCGCCAAAGTGAAGTGGTTGGCTGTAAATGAGGGTACCAAGGCCACTCGCCAGGCTCTGAGTGTGCATGCAACTCTCTGACGctgtgatttttctcttgctCTATGGTACCCAGTAAACCCTTCACCTAAACCCTGTTGCGGATTTTGGAGTGCTTTCTATGCTCATAGTTTTAGCTCCTTGCAGCGTCCTTTTGCTAGCAGgataatgtgtttttattttttaaacacccTGTTTCCTGAC
The Lemur catta isolate mLemCat1 chromosome 20, mLemCat1.pri, whole genome shotgun sequence DNA segment above includes these coding regions:
- the TK2 gene encoding thymidine kinase 2, mitochondrial encodes the protein MLLRPLRGWAARALRSAGPGSPGIPAIPASGPGLRGTQRLAWPRDKDREQEKEKKSVICVEGNIASGKTTCLEFFSNNTDVEVLKEPVLKWRNVRGHNPLGLMYSDASRWGLTLQTYVQLTMLDQHTRPQMSPVRLMERSIHSARYIFVENLYRSGKMPEVDYVVLSEWFDWIVRNTDVSVDLIVYLRTTPETCHQRLKMRCRDEEKAIPLEYLSAIHHLYEEWLVKGSLFPMTAPVLVLEADHHMEKMLELFEQNRDRILTPEYRKHGP